The following are encoded in a window of Salinigranum halophilum genomic DNA:
- a CDS encoding DUF7260 family protein, giving the protein MALETHVHQARTRAQAEWEAVDAKVDAYDAFIGRVTNLPTAPAPSATPRATAAAGTLARGGSATDDRCRRVRKAFAETVRPHSIDDVDGPESVLETVQSEFSDSVAAALAPTTETSFTPELKRVVVSVASTRRTETKVLRRALAREDDRLERAGETVDGVVEWITRANETPLSDLGFAALRRRHESLAQHRERCEQLARRRQEFVRGTTNEGVDAGIRHQRLVSYLYEDFPVAFPVLATVARLDTVCATCQRAVRQHLVRRV; this is encoded by the coding sequence GGAGTGGGAAGCGGTCGACGCGAAGGTCGACGCGTACGACGCGTTCATCGGTCGAGTGACGAACCTCCCCACGGCCCCCGCGCCATCGGCCACACCGAGAGCCACGGCCGCTGCGGGGACGCTCGCTCGGGGTGGGTCCGCGACCGACGACCGGTGTCGCAGGGTCCGGAAGGCGTTCGCCGAGACGGTGCGGCCCCACAGCATCGACGACGTGGACGGCCCCGAATCCGTCCTCGAGACCGTACAGTCAGAGTTCTCGGATTCGGTCGCGGCCGCGCTTGCACCGACGACCGAGACGTCGTTCACTCCCGAGCTCAAACGGGTTGTCGTCTCGGTCGCCAGCACCCGCCGGACGGAGACCAAAGTCCTCCGCCGGGCGCTCGCTCGGGAGGACGACCGACTCGAGCGTGCCGGCGAGACGGTGGACGGCGTCGTCGAGTGGATCACCCGTGCGAACGAGACGCCGTTGAGCGACCTCGGGTTCGCGGCGCTTCGGCGACGCCACGAGTCGCTCGCCCAGCACCGCGAGCGGTGTGAGCAACTCGCCCGTCGCCGTCAGGAGTTCGTCCGGGGGACGACGAACGAGGGCGTCGACGCCGGCATCCGCCACCAGCGTCTCGTCTCGTACCTCTACGAGGACTTCCCCGTCGCGTTCCCCGTCTTGGCGACGGTCGCCCGGCTCGACACGGTGTGTGCAACGTGCCAGCGGGCGGTTCGACAGCATCTGGTGCGGAGGGTCTGA
- a CDS encoding dienelactone hydrolase family protein — protein sequence MRTTLTVLVTALVLLSGCSGMGGTTTDAPSTAAPTATEAPTATPTPMAETTEASDEQTAHMGCQPGEVNKNGTCTVAVSGQNAEIFSAENLSAITAEETTIGGTPGYLARPADNGTYPAVVMVHEWWGLNENIKHMADILAGQGYVVFAVDLYDGEVAMNSSEAGRLSGQVRENPDVAVSKMSAAVSGLRDRADTTKQVASLGWCFGGGQSLQLSLSEAELNATVIYYGTLATDEETLQRIDGPVLGIFGSEDQVVPVEDVRAFNQTLDDLGVEHEVYVYEGANHAFANPSGQSFEPEATRDAWSKTLDFLDRTLKQE from the coding sequence ATGCGAACGACACTCACGGTACTGGTTACCGCACTCGTCCTCCTGAGCGGCTGTTCCGGTATGGGCGGTACGACCACCGACGCGCCGTCGACGGCCGCGCCGACAGCCACGGAGGCCCCGACGGCGACGCCGACACCGATGGCAGAGACGACGGAGGCGTCGGACGAACAGACGGCGCACATGGGCTGTCAGCCCGGCGAGGTGAACAAGAACGGCACCTGCACGGTCGCGGTGTCCGGACAGAACGCCGAGATATTCAGCGCCGAGAACCTCTCGGCCATCACGGCCGAGGAGACGACCATCGGCGGGACGCCCGGCTACCTCGCGCGGCCGGCCGACAACGGCACCTACCCCGCGGTCGTGATGGTTCACGAGTGGTGGGGACTCAACGAGAACATCAAGCACATGGCGGACATCCTCGCGGGCCAGGGCTACGTCGTCTTCGCGGTCGACCTCTACGACGGCGAGGTGGCCATGAACTCCTCGGAGGCGGGCCGGCTGTCGGGGCAGGTCAGAGAGAACCCCGACGTGGCCGTCTCGAAGATGAGCGCCGCCGTCTCCGGACTCCGAGACCGGGCGGACACGACGAAGCAGGTCGCGAGTCTCGGCTGGTGCTTCGGCGGGGGCCAGAGCCTCCAGTTGAGCCTCAGTGAGGCCGAGTTGAACGCGACGGTCATCTACTACGGGACGCTCGCGACGGACGAGGAGACGCTCCAGCGCATCGACGGGCCCGTGCTGGGCATCTTCGGCTCCGAGGACCAGGTCGTCCCCGTCGAGGACGTCCGGGCGTTCAACCAGACGCTTGACGACCTCGGCGTCGAACACGAGGTGTACGTCTACGAGGGTGCGAACCACGCCTTCGCCAACCCGAGCGGACAGAGCTTCGAACCCGAGGCGACACGCGACGCGTGGTCGAAGACGCTCGACTTCCTCGACAGGACGCTGAAGCAGGAGTAG
- a CDS encoding DUF7847 domain-containing protein, producing the protein MVVLQALHSAAAAVKRNPILFVVAAAASLLQLPGVLAQFAAPLVGGVISLGFSAVSLFVMPFLFGGLIGMANEALDGRTSFGTLVSEGNAHYLSILVVYFSLFAVNFVLGFVLVFGAIIGGVVVYTGGQSTALLVAVGAIALLGLLGYLLVAVTIQFFGHAIVVDDLDAVASIKRSAWCVRHNLLAVLGYTLLTAVGGAVFGLVGGLFSLLTSPASPGAAVPTSTPAASHLPVAVPSVGIAGTVGLVIVLVVATALFGGFFAAFSTAFYRAIRPGAA; encoded by the coding sequence GTGGTCGTCCTCCAAGCCCTCCACTCAGCCGCTGCCGCAGTGAAACGCAACCCGATCCTGTTCGTCGTCGCCGCGGCGGCCAGCCTGCTGCAACTCCCCGGAGTACTCGCACAGTTCGCCGCCCCACTCGTCGGGGGCGTCATCTCGCTCGGCTTCAGCGCCGTCTCGCTGTTCGTCATGCCCTTTCTCTTCGGCGGCCTCATCGGCATGGCGAACGAGGCGCTCGACGGACGGACCTCGTTCGGGACGCTCGTCAGCGAGGGGAACGCACACTACCTCTCGATTCTCGTGGTCTACTTCAGCCTGTTCGCCGTCAACTTCGTGCTGGGCTTCGTCCTCGTCTTCGGCGCGATCATCGGCGGTGTCGTCGTCTACACGGGTGGGCAGTCGACCGCCCTCCTCGTCGCCGTCGGCGCAATCGCGCTACTCGGCCTGCTCGGTTACCTCCTCGTCGCCGTCACCATCCAGTTCTTCGGCCACGCCATCGTCGTCGACGACCTCGACGCCGTCGCGAGTATCAAACGCAGCGCGTGGTGTGTCCGCCACAACCTGCTGGCCGTGCTCGGATACACGCTCCTCACGGCCGTCGGCGGTGCCGTCTTCGGACTGGTCGGCGGCCTCTTCTCGCTGCTCACGTCGCCGGCGTCTCCCGGGGCGGCGGTCCCCACCTCGACACCGGCCGCCAGTCACCTCCCCGTCGCGGTCCCGTCTGTCGGTATCGCCGGAACCGTCGGCCTCGTCATCGTCCTCGTGGTCGCCACCGCGCTCTTCGGTGGCTTCTTCGCCGCGTTCTCGACGGCGTTCTATCGGGCGATTCGACCGGGGGCGGCCTGA
- a CDS encoding metal-dependent transcriptional regulator, with protein MSGAPQYLLVLYLVEQTDSDPVAPGVVADALDRSPAATTEMLQRLAARGLVTHEPYEGATLTPDGREDAEELYETYVTLSRFFDEVLGLDDAEEEAMRLAGNVSPVVADRLATSLLEDRDTAPEDTVTRPSFLHVNER; from the coding sequence ATGAGTGGGGCACCGCAGTACCTCCTCGTGTTATACCTCGTCGAGCAGACCGACTCCGACCCGGTGGCACCGGGCGTCGTCGCGGACGCGCTCGACCGGTCTCCCGCCGCGACGACCGAGATGCTCCAGCGACTCGCAGCGCGCGGACTGGTCACGCACGAACCGTACGAGGGAGCGACGCTGACGCCCGACGGACGCGAGGACGCCGAAGAGCTATACGAGACGTACGTCACGCTGTCGCGGTTCTTCGACGAGGTGCTCGGACTCGACGACGCCGAGGAGGAGGCGATGCGACTCGCGGGGAACGTCAGTCCGGTCGTCGCCGACCGCCTGGCGACGAGCCTCCTCGAGGACCGCGACACCGCCCCCGAAGACACGGTGACCCGACCGTCGTTTCTCCACGTGAACGAGCGCTGA